A region of Paucidesulfovibrio longus DSM 6739 DNA encodes the following proteins:
- a CDS encoding HD-GYP domain-containing protein, which yields MTSMEKKERNWIPASFFPVSPLILVPEALGEFSVYLRQNKEFVLYARSGEKFTAEQRVKLFESGVGEVFVQTVEKPGFDKYVEDNLGGILTDESLPMQERSRLFYEATANVVRDAFNDKLPPRLMEEKFVRIESMVRQSMDFLKDERALKAIGPFISHDYKTYTHSLHVFVYALSLLACFDVPEEEHFEYGLGAMLHDIGKTRIPLKVLNKRGALTQEERSLVETHSVQGVALCAGLDISQRTFNCILFHHERMDGTGYPSGIGGMDIPLAVKCITIADVFDALTSNRPYAPAMRAYDALILMRHEMAGAFDMSVYKRFIEMLSGSSLI from the coding sequence ATGACCTCCATGGAAAAAAAAGAACGCAACTGGATTCCGGCCTCCTTTTTTCCCGTCTCTCCCCTGATCCTCGTCCCCGAGGCATTGGGCGAGTTTTCTGTCTATTTGCGGCAGAACAAGGAATTCGTGCTCTATGCGCGCTCCGGCGAGAAGTTCACCGCGGAGCAGCGGGTCAAGCTCTTTGAGAGCGGGGTCGGGGAGGTCTTTGTCCAGACCGTGGAGAAGCCCGGATTCGACAAATACGTGGAGGACAATCTCGGCGGCATCCTCACGGACGAATCCCTGCCCATGCAGGAGCGTTCGCGGCTGTTTTACGAGGCCACGGCCAACGTGGTCCGGGATGCCTTCAACGACAAGCTCCCCCCCAGGCTCATGGAGGAGAAGTTCGTCCGCATCGAAAGCATGGTCCGGCAGAGCATGGATTTCCTCAAGGACGAGCGGGCGCTCAAGGCCATCGGGCCGTTCATCAGCCACGACTACAAGACCTACACCCACAGCCTGCACGTCTTCGTCTACGCCCTGTCGCTGCTGGCCTGTTTCGACGTTCCGGAGGAGGAACATTTCGAATACGGCCTGGGAGCCATGCTCCACGACATCGGAAAGACGCGCATCCCGCTGAAGGTGCTCAACAAGCGCGGCGCTCTGACCCAGGAGGAGCGCAGCCTGGTGGAGACGCATTCGGTCCAGGGCGTGGCCCTCTGCGCCGGGCTGGACATCAGCCAGCGCACCTTCAACTGCATTCTGTTCCACCATGAGCGCATGGACGGAACGGGCTACCCCTCGGGCATCGGAGGCATGGACATCCCCCTGGCCGTGAAGTGCATCACCATCGCGGACGTCTTTGACGCGCTGACCTCGAACCGGCCCTACGCGCCGGCCATGCGGGCCTACGACGCCCTGATCCTCATGCGGCACGAGATGGCCGGGGCCTTCGACATGAGCGTATACAAGCGGTTCATCGAGATGCTCAGCGGTTCGTCTCTGATCTGA
- a CDS encoding flagellar hook protein FlgE: MAFSSLYIGATGLVSHGQRMGVIGNNLANVSTSGYKRADALFQNLISEQLACGTTRSGDSVVQTSQKGLGVGVASIRTSFLQGSFENSTTATDMAVSGNGFFGVVNPEDGNQYYTRAGVFRFDQQGYLLTPQGYRVQGGAVDRATGAVGSMEDIRLPYQEIVVNGQTVPAIVSEPKATTAITLQTNLDYATGDSYTDAADPFFAMAKAWNGLNDDPLGFATGYDTALKVYDENGTAHNLTVHFDPVDTSTLSNTAAGSSYWEYLVTMPPSEDGSAAAGTSGAGLLGMGVLTFNKYGELTGQTAFSLTGSDPSVLSNWTPASFSAEGAPVFSATFSGTASQDLSLNFGLTTSSASWNTNVAGSAGAVGKDVAALGNMATPAKDAYSTTNYEWGSTTLAARQDGYAEGYLRGLIVDEKGFITGQFTNGQEEKLYQVGLYRFNSEYGLRREGGNLFSESPDSGAALEGFAGEEGRGAVYGNSLEMSNVDMAEQFADLIVTQRGFQSNTKVITTSDAILNTLIGIKR, translated from the coding sequence ATGGCATTTTCATCATTGTACATCGGCGCGACCGGGCTTGTCAGCCACGGGCAGCGCATGGGCGTGATCGGCAACAATCTCGCCAACGTGAGCACCTCCGGATACAAGCGTGCGGACGCGCTGTTCCAGAACCTCATCAGCGAGCAGCTGGCCTGCGGGACGACCCGCAGCGGGGACTCCGTGGTCCAGACCAGCCAGAAGGGGCTCGGCGTGGGCGTGGCGTCCATACGGACCAGCTTTCTGCAAGGCTCGTTCGAGAATTCGACCACGGCCACGGACATGGCCGTTTCCGGCAACGGATTTTTCGGCGTGGTCAACCCGGAGGACGGGAACCAATATTACACCCGTGCGGGCGTGTTTCGCTTCGACCAGCAGGGCTACCTGCTCACGCCCCAGGGCTACCGCGTCCAGGGCGGCGCCGTGGACCGCGCCACGGGCGCCGTGGGCTCCATGGAGGACATCCGCCTTCCGTACCAGGAGATCGTGGTCAACGGGCAAACCGTTCCGGCCATCGTTTCCGAGCCCAAGGCCACCACGGCCATCACCCTGCAAACCAACCTGGACTACGCCACCGGGGACAGCTACACGGACGCGGCCGATCCCTTCTTCGCCATGGCCAAGGCCTGGAACGGGCTCAACGACGACCCGCTCGGCTTTGCCACGGGCTACGACACCGCGCTCAAGGTCTACGACGAAAACGGCACGGCCCATAACCTCACGGTGCACTTCGACCCCGTGGACACCTCGACCCTGAGCAACACCGCCGCGGGCAGCAGCTACTGGGAATATCTCGTGACCATGCCTCCCTCGGAGGACGGCTCCGCCGCAGCGGGCACCTCGGGCGCGGGGCTGCTGGGCATGGGCGTGCTGACCTTCAACAAGTACGGCGAGCTGACCGGGCAGACCGCCTTCAGCCTGACGGGCTCGGACCCGTCCGTGCTCAGCAACTGGACCCCGGCCTCCTTCAGCGCCGAGGGCGCGCCCGTGTTCAGCGCCACCTTCAGCGGAACCGCGTCGCAGGATCTGTCCCTCAATTTCGGCCTGACCACCTCTTCGGCGTCCTGGAACACGAACGTCGCCGGGTCGGCGGGCGCGGTGGGCAAGGACGTGGCCGCCCTGGGCAACATGGCCACGCCCGCCAAGGACGCCTACTCCACCACCAACTACGAGTGGGGCTCCACCACGCTGGCCGCGCGCCAGGACGGATATGCCGAAGGGTATCTGCGCGGGCTGATCGTGGACGAAAAGGGCTTCATCACCGGGCAGTTCACCAACGGCCAGGAGGAGAAGCTCTACCAGGTGGGACTCTACCGCTTCAACAGCGAGTACGGCTTGCGCCGCGAAGGCGGCAATCTCTTCTCCGAGAGCCCGGATTCGGGAGCCGCCCTGGAAGGATTTGCCGGGGAGGAGGGCCGCGGTGCGGTCTATGGCAACTCCCTGGAGATGTCCAACGTGGACATGGCCGAACAATTCGCGGACCTGATCGTGACCCAGCGGGGCTTCCAGAGCAACACCAAGGTCATCACCACCTCGGACGCGATCCTGAACACCCTGATCGGAATCAAGCGTTAG
- a CDS encoding GGDEF domain-containing protein: MENRAITLYAASLAAIGILLLAGPFALVPTDAVGGESSLPLLLALLGGALLLGQAVVVYSGIRRAAAARQQETEELRRRLAELSGRDELTGAFTRTMLESVLARELESVRRYGVVTSCIMLDVDGLGRINRERGFRAGDQVLRTLGEALAANLRSTDSLFRWQGGRFMVLVPHVRVDLAAHLAEKLRRLAERLAFADGQRITISLSVAEVAAADTQESLVERLRSGLDKAKAAGPNRLEVLRCP; this comes from the coding sequence ATGGAAAACCGGGCAATCACGCTCTATGCCGCCAGTCTGGCGGCCATCGGAATTCTTTTGCTGGCCGGGCCTTTCGCCCTGGTGCCGACCGACGCCGTCGGCGGGGAGTCTTCGCTTCCCCTGCTGCTGGCGCTGCTCGGCGGGGCGCTGCTCCTGGGCCAGGCCGTCGTGGTCTACAGCGGCATCCGGCGCGCGGCCGCGGCAAGGCAGCAAGAAACCGAAGAGCTGCGGCGCAGGCTGGCCGAACTGTCCGGACGGGACGAGCTGACCGGAGCGTTCACCAGGACCATGCTGGAGAGCGTCCTGGCGCGGGAGCTGGAATCCGTCCGGCGCTACGGCGTGGTCACCTCCTGCATCATGCTGGACGTGGACGGCCTGGGCCGGATCAACCGTGAGCGCGGCTTTCGCGCGGGGGACCAGGTTCTGCGGACGCTGGGCGAAGCCCTTGCCGCGAATCTGCGTTCGACGGATTCTCTCTTCCGCTGGCAGGGCGGGCGGTTTATGGTGCTTGTTCCGCACGTGCGGGTGGACCTGGCCGCGCACCTAGCGGAAAAGCTGCGGCGTCTCGCGGAGCGTCTCGCTTTTGCGGACGGCCAGCGCATTACGATCTCTCTCAGCGTGGCCGAAGTGGCCGCCGCGGACACCCAGGAAAGCCTGGTGGAGCGGCTGCGCTCCGGGCTGGATAAAGCGAAGGCGGCGGGGCCGAATCGGCTGGAAGTCCTGCGCTGCCCATGA
- a CDS encoding Hpt domain-containing protein: MMSERIAFDAERLMESLDNDEELLEELLRAYVEDAPLRLAALTRGVEEGDAAAVVTAAHSLKGMTGVIRIAALEQKALELEMAGRSGNIAKIREIFPAFRDDLERVLSQAGEYLR, translated from the coding sequence ATGATGTCCGAAAGAATAGCATTCGACGCCGAACGTCTCATGGAAAGCCTGGACAACGACGAGGAACTCCTGGAGGAACTGCTCAGGGCCTATGTCGAGGACGCTCCCCTGCGCCTCGCGGCGCTGACGCGCGGCGTCGAGGAAGGAGACGCGGCAGCGGTGGTCACGGCGGCCCATTCCCTGAAGGGCATGACCGGAGTCATCCGCATCGCGGCCCTGGAACAGAAGGCCCTGGAACTGGAGATGGCCGGGAGAAGCGGAAACATCGCGAAAATCCGGGAGATTTTTCCGGCTTTCCGGGACGATCTCGAACGCGTCCTGAGCCAGGCCGGGGAGTATCTTCGCTAG
- a CDS encoding carboxymuconolactone decarboxylase family protein has product MHSKRYEKGLEQLIALDGEAGEAVVQRLEKLFPDMGRLMVEFGFGDVFSRPGLDMRSREIATLGGLIALGHAQPQLAVHTHAALNVGVTQEEILEIVLHMAVYTGFPAALNALFTVSSVFAERDGKAAYAAS; this is encoded by the coding sequence ATGCATTCGAAGCGGTATGAAAAAGGATTGGAACAACTGATCGCCCTGGACGGCGAAGCGGGCGAGGCCGTGGTCCAGCGCCTGGAAAAGCTCTTCCCGGACATGGGCCGCCTGATGGTGGAGTTCGGCTTCGGCGACGTGTTTTCCCGGCCGGGGCTGGACATGCGCTCCAGGGAGATCGCCACCCTCGGCGGGCTCATCGCCCTGGGCCACGCCCAGCCGCAGCTCGCAGTCCATACGCACGCGGCGCTGAACGTGGGCGTCACCCAGGAGGAGATCCTGGAAATCGTCCTGCACATGGCGGTCTACACGGGATTTCCAGCGGCCCTGAACGCCCTCTTCACCGTGTCGTCGGTCTTTGCCGAGCGCGACGGCAAAGCGGCGTACGCCGCATCCTGA
- a CDS encoding response regulator, which produces MTMKDQFKRVMIVDDHPLFREGLKALIGRSDRFRVSGEAGSAQEALSKVKDVRPDIMLVDITMPGKNGIAFIRELRQIMPDIQFIIVSMHANADYIVEAFQAGATGYMVKDSASEGLLRGLDTVARGQIFLDSALSGEVVEKLLKSRNGRQGAADDPYKLLTPREQEVMRLLAEGLVTREVAERLYISPKTVENHRANIMKKLGLQSTVELVRYAAKLGLIDLDTWAS; this is translated from the coding sequence ATGACTATGAAAGACCAGTTCAAGCGCGTGATGATTGTGGACGACCATCCGCTTTTCCGGGAGGGCCTCAAGGCGCTCATCGGCAGGAGCGACCGTTTCCGCGTCAGCGGGGAGGCGGGCAGCGCCCAGGAAGCCCTCAGCAAGGTCAAGGATGTGCGCCCGGACATCATGCTCGTGGACATCACCATGCCCGGCAAGAACGGCATCGCCTTCATCCGTGAGCTGCGCCAGATCATGCCGGACATCCAGTTCATCATCGTGAGCATGCACGCCAACGCGGACTACATCGTGGAAGCCTTCCAGGCCGGGGCCACGGGCTACATGGTCAAGGACTCGGCCAGCGAGGGCCTGCTGCGCGGGCTGGACACCGTGGCGCGCGGGCAGATCTTCCTGGACAGCGCCCTTTCCGGCGAGGTCGTGGAGAAGCTGCTCAAGTCGCGCAACGGCAGACAGGGCGCGGCGGACGATCCCTACAAGCTGCTGACCCCCAGGGAGCAGGAGGTCATGCGCCTGCTGGCCGAGGGACTCGTGACCCGCGAGGTCGCCGAGCGGCTCTACATCAGCCCCAAGACCGTGGAAAACCACCGCGCGAACATCATGAAAAAGCTCGGCCTGCAAAGCACCGTGGAACTGGTGCGCTACGCGGCCAAGCTCGGACTCATCGACCTCGACACCTGGGCAAGCTGA
- a CDS encoding glycosyltransferase — MKILHLITALETGGAETMLAKLLESMDAGLYQPVVVSMIKPGLMGERIVASGAELLDLGMSRGLPSPLALVRLVSLLHEHHPDVVQTWLYHADLLGLVAARTAFPLGRRPAVAWNLRCSFMDFSQYRRSTAWTVRLCARLSGLPDAVAANSRAAVDRHISLGYSPRRFEVIPNGFDAGLFRSQPAAAALLRRELGVPPESLLVGMAARFDPMKDHRTFVRAAGIAAAQRPDVHFVCCGQGVDPENEQLDRWAKQARLNGRLHLLGQRRDVERFLAGLDLCASSSMGESFPNVLGEALCCGVPCVATDVGDSAAIVGRSGEIVRPGDPDALARAMLRLLDLPAAERSRLGCEGRMRMIRDYSLEAMAARYARLYDSLARTGREMKDPGE, encoded by the coding sequence ATGAAGATTCTGCATCTGATCACCGCCCTGGAGACCGGAGGGGCGGAAACCATGCTGGCCAAGCTGCTCGAGAGCATGGACGCCGGCCTCTACCAGCCCGTGGTCGTGAGCATGATCAAGCCTGGGCTGATGGGCGAGCGCATCGTCGCGTCCGGCGCCGAGCTGCTGGACCTGGGCATGAGCCGGGGGCTTCCCTCCCCGCTGGCTCTGGTCCGGCTCGTTTCCCTGCTGCACGAGCACCACCCCGACGTGGTCCAGACCTGGCTCTACCATGCGGACCTGCTCGGACTGGTTGCGGCGCGAACGGCGTTTCCCCTGGGCCGCCGCCCCGCAGTGGCCTGGAACCTGCGCTGTTCGTTCATGGATTTTTCGCAGTATCGGCGCTCCACGGCCTGGACCGTGCGGCTCTGCGCCCGGCTGTCCGGCCTTCCCGACGCCGTGGCGGCCAACTCCCGCGCCGCCGTGGACCGGCATATCTCCCTGGGCTACAGCCCGCGTCGGTTCGAGGTCATCCCCAACGGCTTCGACGCGGGACTGTTTCGGTCCCAGCCCGCAGCGGCGGCGCTGCTGCGCCGCGAGCTGGGCGTTCCTCCCGAATCTCTCCTCGTGGGCATGGCCGCCCGTTTCGATCCCATGAAGGACCATCGCACTTTTGTGCGCGCCGCAGGAATCGCGGCCGCCCAGCGTCCGGACGTCCACTTCGTCTGCTGCGGGCAGGGGGTGGATCCGGAAAACGAGCAGCTGGACCGCTGGGCCAAGCAGGCCCGGCTGAACGGCAGGCTGCATCTGCTGGGGCAGCGCAGGGACGTGGAACGCTTCCTTGCCGGGCTGGACCTCTGCGCGTCCTCGTCCATGGGGGAGAGCTTCCCCAACGTGCTCGGCGAGGCGCTTTGCTGCGGGGTGCCCTGCGTGGCCACGGACGTGGGCGACTCCGCCGCCATCGTGGGCCGCTCCGGCGAGATCGTCCGGCCCGGCGACCCGGATGCGCTGGCAAGGGCCATGCTGCGCCTTCTGGACCTGCCCGCTGCGGAGCGCTCCCGCCTGGGCTGCGAAGGCAGAATGCGCATGATCCGCGATTATTCCCTGGAAGCCATGGCTGCGCGGTATGCGCGGCTATACGATTCCCTGGCCCGAACAGGCCGGGAAATGAAGGATCCCGGCGAGTGA
- a CDS encoding M23 family metallopeptidase: MLLSRYQLTLYSNWGKPLLTLSANGLALLFLPLLLLVLAFGNGFLAVHWHQWRELKSYESALLEQRRRLSHDILLQTSALNEMENQVVRIVDFNTKLRIMLNIADSGDDAASLALSPRDRLGLERLPALYGRNHFRAMRMRLDRVDGETISEEVRQQRIGHAIAEQLETLATIPVIMPTRGRFSSPFGWRNDPFNGGRRFHKGIDLTAPTGTPVRAAANGIISHLDRSPSYGLVIVITHSSELSTRYAHLSKVAVVEGQRVLRGQIVGFVGNTGRSKAPHLHYEVHQHDKPVNPRNYILQ, from the coding sequence ATGCTGCTTTCGCGCTACCAGCTCACCCTCTATTCGAATTGGGGAAAACCGCTCCTGACATTGAGCGCGAACGGCTTGGCCCTTCTTTTCCTGCCTCTTCTGCTCCTGGTCCTCGCCTTCGGCAACGGCTTTCTCGCCGTACACTGGCACCAATGGCGCGAACTCAAGTCCTACGAATCCGCCCTGCTGGAGCAGCGCCGCCGGCTCTCCCACGACATCCTGCTCCAGACATCCGCGCTGAACGAGATGGAAAACCAGGTGGTGCGCATCGTGGATTTCAACACCAAGCTGCGCATCATGCTCAACATCGCGGATTCGGGCGACGACGCGGCCTCGCTCGCGCTCAGCCCGCGCGACCGCCTCGGCCTGGAACGGCTGCCCGCGCTCTATGGGCGCAACCATTTCCGGGCCATGCGCATGCGGCTCGACCGCGTTGACGGCGAGACGATCTCCGAGGAAGTGCGCCAGCAGCGCATCGGCCACGCCATTGCCGAACAGCTCGAAACCCTGGCCACCATCCCCGTGATCATGCCCACGCGCGGGCGCTTCTCCTCTCCCTTCGGCTGGCGCAACGACCCCTTCAACGGCGGCCGCCGCTTCCACAAGGGCATCGACCTGACCGCGCCCACGGGCACCCCGGTCCGCGCGGCGGCCAACGGAATCATCAGCCACCTGGACCGCTCCCCCTCCTACGGGCTGGTCATCGTCATCACCCACAGCAGCGAGCTTTCCACGCGCTACGCGCACCTGAGCAAGGTGGCCGTTGTGGAAGGCCAGCGCGTGCTGCGCGGCCAGATCGTCGGCTTCGTCGGCAACACAGGGCGCAGCAAGGCGCCCCACCTGCACTACGAGGTGCACCAGCACGACAAGCCCGTGAATCCCCGCAACTACATCCTGCAATGA